A genomic segment from Corylus avellana chromosome ca5, CavTom2PMs-1.0 encodes:
- the LOC132182067 gene encoding uncharacterized protein LOC132182067, which translates to MEAFRSTLEACQLWDLGFKGPEFTWCNMRSDGQFIRERLDRVLANEEWSRRYPIRQVEVLATICSDHNPVDIYFQEHKGRPHTHHRKFKFDAEWGKNEKAREVVKKIDLGSIKKLQADVDDILERDELKWRQLAKEHWLKLGDKNSKYFYARVKQRQKASKIQCISNGEGRWHTSPEAVQTAFIEHFKNIFTMSQPVGISQCLEALRRTVSEEMNEGLL; encoded by the exons ATGGAGGCTTTTCGGTCTACCTTGGAGGCTTGTCAACTTTGGGATTTGGGTTTTAAAGGTCCTGAATTTACATGGTGTAATATGAGAAGTGACGGCCAATTTATAAGGGAGCGGTTAGACAGGGTGTTGGCCAATGAAGAATGGAGTAGGCGTTACCCTATAAGACAAGTAGAAGTTTTAGCAACTATCTGTTCAGATCACAACCCAGTGGATATTTATTTTCAGGAGCATAAGGGGAGGCCCCATACACATCatagaaaatttaaatttgatgcTGAGTGGGGAAAAAATGAGAAGGCACGAGAAGTGGTCAAGAAG ATAGACCTTGGTTCCATTAAAAAGCTACAAGCAGACGTGGATGACATTCTGGAAAGGGATGAGCTGAAATGGAGACAATTGGCAAAGGAGCATTGGTTGAAGTTGGGGgataaaaactcaaaatatttttatgctCGTGTGAAGCAAAGACAGAAGGCGAGCAAAATTCAGTGTATATCGAATGGGGAGGGTAGATGGCATACGTCTCCAGAAGCTGTCCAAACAGCTTTCATCGAGCACTTCAAGAACATATTTACCATGTCACAACCAGTGGGTATCTCTCAATGCCTCGAGGCTCTACGAAGAACGGTTTCGGAAGAAATGAATGAGGGACTGCTCTAG